Below is a window of Myroides profundi DNA.
AATGATTCCCTAGTTTTTATTGGAAAATCAGTAATTACATCACCATCTTCTATTTTTAGATAAGGAACTACCTCAGCGATAAACTCCATATACCCTAATGTAGCTCCAAACATTAGGCTATTATCTACTTTACTAAAAGAAACAGCCTTATAATGACCATCTTTAGGTGGTTGACTACATCCTAAGAAACAACAAAACACTAAACTTATTAATAAAACATTGCTAAATCTTCTAAAGATATTGTCTACATTTTTAAACATATTGCTTCTATTTTTAAACATAACAAGCTATTACTTCTATTTTATCTACCAACACTACCATCTTATCTACCTCCCATCACCCTAGCTAATACTCTACCTAAAGTTTTTTCAAAGCCTTTGCGAACTACTTCTGCTCTTTCTTTTTTATCTAACCAACCTGTCATTTCTTTATTAAATGCTCGTTTAGAAGGAACTCTCACATACACCTTCTCTTCTTCCTCTAGCTCCTTATCCATCATAGATCTTCTTATACTATACATCTCTTCATATTTATCTCTCACAGAGGACTTCTCTTTCACCTTAAAGCTTGCATAGAACCTCACATCTGCATGTATTAAATACAGCTCAGGATTTCCCTCTAAATATATTATAGACGCAGGACTCGCAAAGTGAATAGTAGATAGAACTGACTGCCCATATACACAAGGCATCCCTAGTAAAATCAACAAATAAAAACACACTTTACCCATAATACAACTATATTAGAACAACTACAATTAAGGCAATATTCCGATAAGAAGATCGAGAAATAGGTTCTGTAAAAAGGATAAATCCTGATCATACTCTCTTACATACCCATTATCTGGAGACACATCCACAGCTACTCCGTTATTAAACTTAATATTCCTGTTCAATAAACGATATTTATTGTACATCAGTTCTTCTAACTCATATTTCTCTTCATATCTATTAGTCTTAGCAGGAGTATGCTTGGTTTTAAAACTAGTAAAAAACCTCACCTGAGGATCTTCTAAATACATTTTAGGATTACTGTTGAGATAAAGTATAGAGGCAGAACTAGTAAAACTAGGCTTAGGCAGAACAGCCTGCCCATATATACAAGGCATCCCAATCAGTAATAATAGATATAAATACATATACTTCATAACTCAAAAATAAGACTCTTTATTTAATAAAAACTGTCAAAATATTTCATTATCTCACCAAATATTATTTCTGAGATAGATTACATCTTGATAACATCAGTAAAATCATCTAGCTAACCACAAATCATAAAAACGGACTCTTAATCAGAATTCTGTGAAGGAGGCATCGCTTCTAGTATAGACCGAGGTTCTTCTCCTGTGTTTTCATCTAGAGGTGCTACTTCCTTATCCCTGCTCTTCTCACTTCCATAGAAGCCAGGTGGAGCCCACTTCTTCTTAGGTCTATTCTCTGTGAGCACTACTTTCTCAGGCTCTTTATGTGGTTCTATATCTAGTGGTTCCTTCTCTTTTACATCTACTCTTTTAGTAGACACACTTGACTTTATCACCTTCTCTTGCTCAGCTATTAATTTTTCATTCACAACCACCTCTTCTTTCACCTCTATGCTTTGCTCCCCTTCTTCAGTGAGTTGCTCAGTATGCTCTCCTAACTGTGTTATCCCGTGGTAGGCACTTGTGCTGATCACTTTATCATCTGCTGATTTCCACACACTCCAGAAATGAACCTTCCCTTCTTTCCACTCCTTAGGTAGATCAAAGTGAATATACCTATCCTCCCTCTTCGCGATTGATCTTATCTCTGTCACCACATCTAACGATTCGCTATAGGCTACGATAGATAATCTATCCGTATCTTTAGTCAATACATTCGTGATACTATTATCCCATTGTACCTTTATGCGTCCTGTCTTCAGTTGATTTATTTTCTTTATGACTGCTGGTGGTAGTGGCCCCATCGAGACTAATACCTTCGCAATATCAATACACGGTTCGCCTTCTACCTTAACGATTCCTTCTTTCATCAGCATAGAGATTAGTTGCTCTTTTCCTGTCGCCATTTTATTATTCAGTACAGCCTGTGGGTAATGCTCATTTACGAAGTTTTTAAACTTACTCACAAAGCTAGATACAACCCCTAATTTACTTCGTTGGAGTACTTGAGCCTCTGTCGCTAGTTTATGTGACTTACGAGGCTTAGAACGTATAAAATAACGTCCTCTCCACATAAATCCTACTACCGTGCCCACTGTACCATGTACACCTCCTAATATTCCATCTTTTATCTCAGCCATAATTAATGTTGTTTAGTTGTGATATTATTAGTTTATCAAGGCTAATCACAATTGTCTTCTCTCTATTTTTCTTATCACAAGATATAAAAAACAGTAACACAACTATTTAACTAATCAAATAGCTTTTACCCAGATTAAACATTGACCAAATACTACAAAGCAATTCTACTTCAGATCTCTTTCATTAACTCTAAAAACACACTATAGTATGCTTTTAGAGCTAATTCAGACCTATTTTTCATTTATATGTCTATCACTTATTCTGGGTTTTAAAAAAAGTAAAGACTATTTATCAAGTATCAACAACAATAATCTTTTTAAAATAACAATTAACAAATAATCCATTACAGCAGATTTACATTTATAGTAACTCTAGCTACACTTTTACTTCATGAACAACACTCTATCTACAAGAGAAGCATTCGTCGACTAATAATTCTCTAGTCCACCATTTATGGGTTATAGTCCACTAATTGTCGAGAGACTAAAGGAAAACATAGACTTACAAAGGGATAGAACAATGTATATGTGAAACAAAACATCAATACTAAAAAACGTATAGTACTGAAAAACAAATCAATAAACAAAAAAGAGGCACAAAAAAAGTGTAGTTGTTTTTTACCTTTCTCTCATACAAAAGGCAATATCAATAGAGTATTGGCTAAAAAAGGATCTAGAAAAGCTATTCCTGAAGGCTATATAGCTCTACGAAGAAGAGAATAATAAAAAAGGGAGTGTATATTTTTCTAAGCAAGCAGACCTTAAAAGAAGATTACTGATATGATAAGTATATCACATCTCTAAGATCAAACTCATAAGAGTGGTACAGCATAGTAATCCCTATAAACGAAAGAACAGTAATCACTTTAGGTCAAAAAAAAAGCTTCACTGTATAGTGAAGCTTAGGATGTGGGCGATGAGGGATTCGAACCCCCGA
It encodes the following:
- a CDS encoding DUF6266 family protein, with product MAEIKDGILGGVHGTVGTVVGFMWRGRYFIRSKPRKSHKLATEAQVLQRSKLGVVSSFVSKFKNFVNEHYPQAVLNNKMATGKEQLISMLMKEGIVKVEGEPCIDIAKVLVSMGPLPPAVIKKINQLKTGRIKVQWDNSITNVLTKDTDRLSIVAYSESLDVVTEIRSIAKREDRYIHFDLPKEWKEGKVHFWSVWKSADDKVISTSAYHGITQLGEHTEQLTEEGEQSIEVKEEVVVNEKLIAEQEKVIKSSVSTKRVDVKEKEPLDIEPHKEPEKVVLTENRPKKKWAPPGFYGSEKSRDKEVAPLDENTGEEPRSILEAMPPSQNSD